The Microbacterium sp. KUDC0406 genome includes a window with the following:
- a CDS encoding alpha/beta fold hydrolase, producing the protein MPASPYAARLSTIPVERREVEAAGGATSYWVYGPEQAATTIIAVHGFRGEHHGLEPVVAFLPDVRVISPDLPGFGETPPLPGKEHDLGSYAGWLTEFARAVAPGAVILGHSFGSIVASAAVAGGLETPRLILINPIGAPALAGPKGVMTRLAVMYYALGARLPERIGTALLRNGLIVRVMSVTMAKTSDPVLRRFIHDQHDTYFSRFADRDVLHDAFVTSVSHDVRAFAPVIEVPTLLVAAQRDDITPIEDERRLAAMFPDAELVEIADVGHLIHYETPAEAAGAIRRFLRLPVSHRV; encoded by the coding sequence ATGCCCGCATCTCCGTACGCCGCGCGCCTGAGCACCATCCCGGTCGAGCGCCGCGAGGTCGAAGCGGCGGGTGGCGCCACGTCGTACTGGGTGTACGGGCCGGAGCAGGCCGCGACGACGATCATCGCGGTGCACGGTTTTCGTGGTGAGCACCACGGCCTGGAGCCCGTCGTCGCCTTCCTGCCGGACGTACGTGTGATCTCGCCCGACCTGCCGGGCTTCGGCGAGACGCCGCCGCTTCCGGGGAAGGAGCACGATCTCGGCTCCTATGCCGGCTGGCTGACCGAGTTCGCCCGCGCCGTCGCTCCCGGTGCCGTGATCCTGGGCCACTCCTTCGGGTCGATCGTGGCGTCCGCAGCGGTCGCCGGCGGTCTCGAGACGCCGCGCCTGATCCTGATCAATCCGATCGGCGCGCCGGCCCTGGCCGGCCCCAAGGGCGTGATGACGCGTCTGGCGGTCATGTACTACGCGCTCGGTGCCAGGCTGCCGGAACGGATCGGGACCGCGCTGCTGAGGAACGGGCTGATCGTGCGGGTGATGAGCGTGACGATGGCCAAGACATCCGACCCCGTGCTGCGCCGGTTCATCCATGATCAGCACGACACGTACTTCTCGCGCTTCGCCGACCGGGACGTGCTGCACGACGCGTTCGTGACGAGCGTCTCCCACGACGTGCGCGCGTTCGCGCCGGTGATCGAGGTGCCCACTCTGCTGGTCGCCGCGCAGCGTGACGACATCACGCCGATCGAGGACGAGCGCCGCCTGGCCGCGATGTTCCCCGATGCTGAGCTGGTCGAGATCGCCGATGTCGGCCATCTGATCCATTACGAGACGCCGGCTGAGGCGGCCGGCGCGATCCGGCGGTTCCTGCGACTCCCGGTGTCGCACCGCGTCTGA
- a CDS encoding Lrp/AsnC family transcriptional regulator, with product MPGLDRIDLDLLSALAEDPRVTIVALAERLGLSRNTIQARMARLDESGVFQSYERSFSTEVLGFPLQAFISIGVRQTELPRITAELARIPEVVQAHGLSGSIDLLARVACRDARHLFDTDARILSIEGVERTETSLAMGEVIPFRAAGLIGLARREA from the coding sequence ATGCCCGGACTCGACCGAATCGACCTCGATCTGCTCTCCGCTCTCGCGGAAGACCCCCGTGTCACCATCGTGGCGCTCGCCGAGAGGCTCGGCCTGTCCCGCAACACGATCCAGGCGCGGATGGCCAGGCTCGACGAGTCCGGAGTCTTCCAGTCCTACGAACGGTCCTTCTCCACCGAGGTTCTCGGCTTCCCGCTGCAGGCGTTCATCAGCATCGGCGTCAGACAGACCGAGCTCCCCCGGATCACCGCGGAGCTCGCCCGCATCCCCGAGGTCGTGCAGGCGCACGGGCTGAGCGGGTCGATCGATCTGCTGGCCCGTGTGGCGTGCCGCGACGCGCGCCACCTGTTCGACACGGATGCCCGCATCCTGTCGATCGAGGGAGTGGAGCGCACCGAGACGTCGCTGGCGATGGGTGAGGTGATCCCGTTCCGCGCGGCAGGTCTCATCGGCCTCGCGCGCCGCGAGGCCTGA